In a genomic window of Flavobacterium sp. KACC 22761:
- a CDS encoding glycoside hydrolase family 2 TIM barrel-domain containing protein, translating to MKKTISILSLLFSSVLTINAQEKVPFWQNEKINEENREPMHASYFVFENEALANKNNWRESKNYIDINGDWKFKYVDSPNDLPKDFEKTDFNDNSWDNFKIPASWDVNGYGFPVYVNTTYDFDYLMAPNPPFVPTKYNPTGVYRKEITIDKSWEGKDIFLHIGTAKSNLTVWVNGVYVGYGEDGKLPSEFKLNKYVKTGKNSIVLKVMKWNDGSYLECQDMWRMSGITRDSYLVARNKAHLNDFEIIPDLDANYVNGTLKITTDFSDLDKKESYNFEVQLKDNGQVVDSKKAILSSDSKKLNFDFVVNNPKKWSAEIPNLYQVSFLLKDKKGNLIEVINHNIGFRKVEIKNGQLLVNGKAIYIKGVNRHETDPVTGQTISRERMEQDIKLMKEFNINAVRMSHYPNDEYFYELCDKYGIYVVDEANIESHGMGYDITKTLGNKPDWELAHIQRMQRMVERDKNHTSIIIWSMGNEAGNGYNFYRGYLWIKNRDKSRPIQYERATAGAWDGKGLKFEWDSDIIDPMYSSPDKMEEYILANPNPSRPYIQCEYAHAMGNSMGNFKDYWDVIRKYPNFQGGFIWDMIDQSVYKKLPNGITVLAYGGDFGPKDVKSDNNFVNNGVFTVDRKPNPHALEMRNVLQNILTSWENKETATIKVYNEFSFKDLSNVKLQWKLILDGKTEATGHIDNLDILPNQSKTYALPIKLEDKKFQEAFVNISYTLKDAEPLLPKGFEIATEQLAYKGEWKNDIKIAGEGKIIIDKKANSTVFKSENAEIAFDKKTGFINGYSFHNLPIIKERYQLRPNLWRAPNDNDFGANFQKNLVAWKEATENPTLVNWIFSATKDNKILVKATYNLPQVSSTLELNYELNSNGELSVKEELNIDKTKEQPLLPRFGMEIIVPKDFNAMTYYGKGPHENYIDRNYSSQVGLYNQTVSEQYYPYIRPQETGNKTDIRFLELSGDQLKLTVTSDILLSITALHYLNEDLDDGLEKDQRHAAELKERDLTSLKIDYKQMGVGGIDSWQAWPMKQYLLQDKNYQYQFKITPSLK from the coding sequence ATGAAAAAAACAATATCCATATTATCCCTATTATTTTCTTCAGTTTTAACGATAAATGCTCAGGAAAAAGTTCCGTTTTGGCAGAATGAAAAAATCAACGAAGAGAATCGTGAACCTATGCATGCTTCCTATTTTGTATTTGAAAATGAAGCTTTAGCAAATAAAAACAATTGGAGAGAATCTAAAAATTACATTGATATCAATGGTGATTGGAAATTTAAATATGTTGACAGCCCAAATGATCTTCCAAAGGATTTTGAAAAAACAGATTTTAATGACAATTCTTGGGATAATTTTAAAATTCCTGCAAGCTGGGATGTAAACGGATATGGTTTTCCGGTTTATGTAAACACCACCTATGATTTTGATTATTTAATGGCGCCAAATCCGCCATTTGTTCCAACAAAATACAATCCGACTGGAGTTTACAGAAAAGAAATCACAATTGATAAATCTTGGGAAGGAAAAGATATTTTTCTTCATATTGGAACTGCAAAATCAAATCTTACGGTTTGGGTAAATGGCGTTTATGTTGGTTATGGCGAAGACGGAAAACTGCCTTCGGAATTTAAGTTGAACAAATATGTAAAAACGGGTAAAAACTCAATCGTTCTAAAAGTCATGAAATGGAATGACGGTTCTTACTTGGAATGTCAGGATATGTGGCGTATGAGCGGAATCACAAGAGATTCTTATTTGGTTGCCAGAAATAAAGCACACTTAAATGATTTTGAAATCATTCCGGATTTAGATGCAAACTACGTCAACGGAACTTTAAAAATCACAACTGATTTCTCCGATTTAGACAAAAAAGAAAGTTATAATTTCGAAGTACAGCTGAAAGATAACGGTCAAGTTGTCGACTCAAAAAAAGCAATTCTTTCGAGCGATTCAAAAAAACTTAATTTTGATTTCGTAGTAAATAACCCGAAAAAATGGAGTGCTGAAATTCCTAATTTATATCAGGTTAGTTTTCTTCTTAAAGATAAAAAAGGCAATCTGATTGAAGTAATCAATCACAATATTGGATTTAGAAAAGTCGAGATCAAAAACGGTCAACTTTTAGTAAACGGAAAAGCGATTTACATAAAAGGAGTAAATCGTCATGAAACGGATCCTGTAACTGGACAAACGATTTCAAGAGAACGAATGGAGCAGGATATTAAATTGATGAAAGAATTTAATATCAACGCAGTGCGAATGTCGCATTATCCAAACGATGAATATTTCTACGAATTATGCGATAAATACGGAATTTATGTTGTCGATGAAGCTAATATAGAATCGCACGGAATGGGTTATGATATTACTAAAACGTTAGGCAATAAACCAGATTGGGAACTGGCGCATATACAGCGTATGCAACGTATGGTCGAAAGAGATAAAAATCATACTTCGATTATTATTTGGAGTATGGGTAACGAAGCTGGAAACGGCTACAATTTTTATCGTGGTTATTTGTGGATTAAAAACCGTGACAAATCAAGACCAATTCAATACGAAAGAGCAACCGCGGGAGCTTGGGACGGAAAAGGGTTGAAATTTGAATGGGATTCAGATATTATTGATCCGATGTACAGTTCTCCGGATAAAATGGAAGAGTATATTCTGGCAAATCCAAATCCATCAAGACCTTACATTCAGTGCGAATATGCGCATGCAATGGGAAATTCAATGGGAAATTTCAAAGATTATTGGGACGTAATCCGAAAATATCCAAACTTTCAGGGAGGTTTTATTTGGGATATGATCGATCAATCGGTTTATAAAAAATTGCCAAACGGAATTACAGTTTTGGCGTATGGAGGAGATTTCGGACCAAAAGATGTCAAAAGCGACAACAACTTTGTAAACAATGGTGTATTTACCGTAGATAGAAAACCCAATCCGCATGCGCTTGAAATGCGAAATGTGTTGCAAAATATTTTGACTTCATGGGAAAATAAAGAAACAGCGACAATCAAAGTTTATAATGAATTTTCATTTAAAGATTTAAGCAATGTAAAACTGCAATGGAAATTGATTTTAGACGGAAAAACTGAAGCAACGGGCCATATCGATAATTTAGATATTCTTCCAAATCAATCTAAAACCTATGCTTTGCCAATCAAATTGGAAGACAAAAAGTTTCAGGAAGCATTTGTAAATATTAGTTATACATTAAAAGATGCTGAACCTCTTTTGCCGAAAGGCTTCGAAATCGCAACGGAGCAATTGGCCTATAAAGGCGAATGGAAAAACGATATTAAAATTGCTGGCGAAGGAAAAATTATTATTGATAAAAAAGCAAATAGTACTGTTTTTAAAAGTGAAAATGCCGAAATTGCTTTCGACAAAAAAACAGGTTTCATAAATGGATATTCTTTCCACAATTTGCCAATTATCAAAGAGCGATATCAATTGCGTCCAAATTTATGGAGAGCACCAAATGATAATGATTTCGGAGCAAATTTCCAGAAAAATCTAGTAGCTTGGAAAGAAGCGACGGAAAATCCAACTTTAGTAAATTGGATATTTTCTGCAACAAAAGACAATAAGATTTTAGTAAAAGCGACATATAATTTGCCTCAGGTTTCTTCTACTTTAGAACTCAATTACGAGCTGAACAGCAACGGAGAATTAAGCGTTAAAGAGGAATTAAATATTGACAAAACTAAAGAACAGCCACTTTTGCCAAGATTTGGAATGGAAATAATTGTTCCGAAAGATTTCAATGCGATGACGTATTACGGAAAAGGTCCGCACGAAAATTATATCGACAGAAATTACAGTTCGCAAGTTGGGCTTTACAATCAAACGGTTTCTGAGCAATATTATCCATACATTCGTCCACAGGAAACGGGAAATAAAACCGATATTAGATTTTTGGAATTATCAGGAGATCAATTAAAATTGACTGTTACATCAGATATTTTATTATCGATTACAGCGCTTCATTATCTAAACGAAGATTTGGATGATGGTTTAGAAAAAGATCAAAGACACGCGGCCGAATTGAAAGAAAGAGATTTAACAAGCTTGAAAATCGATTATAAACAAATGGGCGTTGGAGGTATTGACAGCTGGCAAGCATGGCCGATGAAACAATATCTTTTGCAAGACAAAAATTATCAGTATCAATTTAAAATAACACCATCTTTAAAATAA
- a CDS encoding putative glycoside hydrolase, translating to MKLPKLLLFLLAFSIFSCAKKEEPTTFKFAVWTTADAKKSDADYTKEFKKYKDGGIDEVLINTATDPKLLKRLVPLATKEGLKVHAWIMAMNRPGDSIALQHPDWYQVSKEGKSCFDNRPYVDYYQWLCPTRKESREHVLHLVEELAKVDGIESVHLDYIRFPDIFLPISLLPKYNLVQDVELPQFDFCYCDECIKAFEKIHHKNPKQSHNTSIDMEWKNFRLNAIQAVVNDAYAIAHKHNKQLTAAVFPYPEMADHMVRQRWDKWDIDEVYPMIYHSFYDEEIDWVGYATKQGVADLKDKKTKINTGIYVPGVKNDKELKEAILLAKENGAIGVSFFDGNALSESNFKTIKETKASLK from the coding sequence ATGAAACTACCAAAACTATTACTTTTTTTATTAGCCTTTAGTATTTTTTCATGTGCTAAAAAAGAAGAACCAACCACTTTTAAATTTGCTGTCTGGACAACCGCCGATGCTAAAAAATCGGATGCTGATTATACAAAAGAATTTAAAAAATACAAAGACGGCGGCATCGATGAGGTTTTGATCAATACTGCTACAGATCCAAAACTTTTAAAAAGATTAGTTCCTCTGGCTACAAAAGAAGGTTTAAAAGTACATGCCTGGATTATGGCCATGAACAGGCCAGGCGATTCGATTGCCTTACAACATCCAGACTGGTATCAGGTAAGCAAAGAAGGAAAATCATGTTTTGACAATCGTCCGTATGTTGATTACTATCAATGGCTGTGTCCAACAAGAAAAGAATCTAGAGAACACGTCTTGCATTTGGTTGAAGAGCTGGCAAAAGTGGACGGAATCGAAAGTGTTCATTTAGATTATATTCGTTTCCCAGATATCTTTTTGCCGATTAGTTTGTTGCCAAAATACAATTTGGTTCAAGATGTAGAATTGCCACAATTTGATTTTTGCTATTGCGATGAATGCATAAAAGCATTTGAAAAAATACATCATAAAAACCCAAAACAAAGCCACAATACTTCAATCGATATGGAGTGGAAAAACTTTAGATTAAATGCCATTCAAGCTGTAGTTAATGATGCTTATGCAATTGCGCACAAACACAATAAACAATTAACAGCTGCGGTTTTTCCTTATCCAGAAATGGCTGATCACATGGTTCGTCAGCGTTGGGATAAATGGGATATCGACGAAGTATATCCAATGATTTACCACAGCTTTTATGATGAAGAAATTGATTGGGTTGGTTACGCGACAAAACAAGGTGTTGCCGATCTAAAAGATAAAAAAACAAAAATCAATACAGGAATTTATGTTCCGGGAGTAAAGAATGACAAAGAATTAAAAGAAGCCATTTTACTAGCCAAAGAAAATGGTGCGATTGGGGTTTCCTTTTTTGATGGAAATGCTCTGTCTGAAAGTAATTTCAAAACTATAAAAGAAACAAAAGCAAGTCTGAAGTAA